DNA sequence from the Streptomyces canus genome:
AGCTGGCCCCGGGAGGCGGTCGAGGCGGCGATCGCGGAGGCCCACCGCCTGGGTGCCCGGGTCACCGCGCACTGCTTCGCCGAGAACTCCCTGAAGGACCTGGTCGAGTCGGGCATCGACTGCGTCGAACACGCGACGGGCCTCACGGAGGACCTGATCCCGCTGTTCGTCTCCCGGGGCGTCGCGATCGTGCCGACCCTGGTCAACATCGCGACCTTCCCGAAGCTCGCGGACGGCGGCGAGTCCAAGTTCCCCCGCTGGTCCGCCCATATGCGACGGCTCCACGAACGCCGCTACGACACCGTACGGAACGCCTACGACGCCGGCATCCCGGTCTACGTCGGCACGGACGCGGGCGGCACCCTCCCGCACGGCCTGGTGGCGGCGGAGGTCGCGGAACTGGTGACGGCCGGCATCCCCCCGCTGGAGGCCCTGTCGGCCACGGCATGGGGTGCCCGGGCGTGGCTGGGACGCCCCGGCCTGGAAGAGGGCGCCGCCGCGGACCTGGTGGTCTACGCACAGGACCCGCGCACGGACGTACGCGTGCTGGCGAACCCGCTCCAGGTCGTGCTGAACGGCCGGGTCGTGCAGTAGGTCCCGGGCCGCCGCCGGGACTTCTCCCGGATGGCACGGCGGCCGTATCCCTGTCACCGTGGAAGACGAGGGGGTGGGCCCCGCCGGGGGGTGTAGGAGGTCCCCATGCGCATCGCACCCCTGACCGGTCTGGTGGCCGTGGTGTTCACGGTCATCGGCTTTCTGCTGTTCGGCGACACCCCGGCGTACGACGCCCCGGGCCGCCAGGTGAGGTTCTACTACTCCGACCACCAGGGACAGCTCGGCGTGGGCCTGTACTTCCTGGTCGTCGCCGCGGTGCTCTTCGTCTTCTTCGCCGCCCATCTCGCCCGGCTGGTCCGGGACATCGCGCCCGGTGACGGCTGGCTGCACCACGTCGTCTTCTCGGGCGGCGTCCTCGTCGCCGTGGGCTTCCTGGCGGGCGCGTCCCTCACCCTGGCCCTGCTGGACCTCTCGGACAAGTCCTCGGCGACCCCTGGGGCGCTCCAGGCGCTCAATGCCCTCAACGAGGACTTCTTCATCCCGTTCGTCGGTGGCATGGGCCTGATGCTGCTGGCCGCCGGCCTGGCCACGGTCCGCGCCCCGGACTCGCCCCTGCCCCGCTGGTTGGCCTGGGCGGCCGTGGTCGTCGGGGTGCTGGTGTTCATCCCCTGGGTCGGGTTCTTCGCCTTCATCCTCGCGGGCGTGTGGGTGGCCGTCGTGAGCGTCCTCATGGCACGCCGCCCCACAACCGACTGAGAGCGTTTTCACTCGCCGTTACGCTTCGGCGCGCCACTCTGACCTGCACCAACTCCCCAGCTTTGTCAGAACTGTTGACCCATGCATGAAAGCGCTTTAACTTCCTCTTCGGTCTGAGCCACCAGGAAGAGGGAGAGCCTTGGCAGTCGTCCGACGAAAACGCTTCCAGAGCAGAGCCCTCTTCCTGCTGATGCTGCCCGGCCTCGCCTACTTCCTGCTCTTCCACTACGGCGCGCTGGTCGGCAACGTCATCGCGTTCAAGGAGTACGTCCCCTTCGACGGCCTGTGGGGCAGTCCGTGGACCGGACTCGGCAACTTCCGGCGGATGTTCGAGGACACCGCGTTCTGGGACGCGGTGTTCAACACCGTCTGGATCGCCGTCCTCCAGCTCGTGTTCTACTTCCCGGTCCCGCTCGGCCTCGCCCTGCTGCTGCACAGCCTCACCCGGAGCAGCGTCCGCCGGTTCGTGCAGTCGGTCGCCTATCTCCCGCACTTCATCTCATGG
Encoded proteins:
- a CDS encoding amidohydrolase family protein, producing MNDHAVLHVKGRILAGPEDVRDELWVVDGRISYDRPVAARDIRTVSGWALPGLVDAHCHVGLGPHGPVDQDVAEKQALADREAGTLLIRDAGSPSDTRWVDDREDLPKIIRAGRHIARTRRYIRNYAWEIEPEDLVAYVAQEARRGDGWVKLVGDWIDREVGDLAPSWPREAVEAAIAEAHRLGARVTAHCFAENSLKDLVESGIDCVEHATGLTEDLIPLFVSRGVAIVPTLVNIATFPKLADGGESKFPRWSAHMRRLHERRYDTVRNAYDAGIPVYVGTDAGGTLPHGLVAAEVAELVTAGIPPLEALSATAWGARAWLGRPGLEEGAAADLVVYAQDPRTDVRVLANPLQVVLNGRVVQ